One segment of Paenibacillus sp. FSL R7-0337 DNA contains the following:
- the tilS gene encoding tRNA lysidine(34) synthetase TilS: MEHRKELVESVMEAAVEYELWAPHDTIVVAVSGGPDSVALLRILHEISQTRMPLTLICAHVNHGFRAESAEEAELVRTLAAELGVPFELGEFDIPSIIKESGLGPEGAAREKRYQFLIATAHRYQARSVALAHHADDQAETVLMRLLRGSGPSGLAGMRWKRTEKKVELIRPFLRINKTALVGFCREEGLAYAEDATNLLTQYKRNAVRLELLPVLEQHNPRVRQSLLQLAEIASAEDEYMEANAAKCFDELVFTEHGKYTLKRAAFAAIPSALQRRLIKLILNYLSADSSFMDFSKIEAVRRGTLQEYPTVWTLDMGGGYVCVRQYDTIVFSSKPLTRQLGYTYRLSLTHPRIKLMEIGKVMTMRGLAGEVFSAQEEDYGKNSAWFDWDDLVLPLTIRSRLPGDTIRVMGLNGSKKVKDIYIDDKIPSSERPAIPLVCDALGNIVWIPGVRRSVHAAVGRHTASVLLLTLEDLEQGEES, encoded by the coding sequence CCAGACCCGGATGCCGCTGACGCTGATATGCGCCCATGTCAATCACGGTTTCAGAGCCGAATCGGCAGAGGAAGCAGAGCTGGTCCGGACCCTCGCGGCAGAGCTGGGCGTTCCCTTCGAGCTGGGCGAATTCGATATTCCATCCATCATTAAGGAGAGCGGGCTTGGCCCGGAAGGCGCTGCACGGGAGAAGCGTTACCAGTTCCTGATCGCAACCGCACACCGTTATCAGGCGCGATCGGTGGCGCTGGCCCATCATGCAGACGATCAGGCCGAGACGGTGCTTATGCGGCTGCTGCGGGGGAGCGGGCCTTCGGGCCTTGCCGGCATGCGCTGGAAACGGACTGAAAAAAAGGTGGAACTCATCCGCCCCTTCCTGCGTATTAACAAAACGGCTCTTGTCGGCTTTTGCCGGGAGGAGGGCCTGGCCTATGCGGAGGATGCGACAAACCTTCTGACGCAGTACAAGCGGAATGCAGTTAGGCTGGAGCTGTTGCCTGTGTTGGAGCAGCATAATCCGAGAGTGAGACAATCGCTTCTGCAGCTGGCTGAAATTGCCTCGGCGGAAGATGAATATATGGAGGCGAATGCGGCAAAATGCTTTGATGAGCTTGTTTTCACCGAGCATGGAAAATACACCTTGAAAAGAGCTGCCTTTGCGGCCATACCCTCCGCTTTACAACGGCGTTTGATTAAACTAATATTAAATTATCTGTCGGCGGATTCATCATTCATGGATTTTTCCAAGATTGAAGCAGTACGCCGGGGAACGCTGCAGGAATACCCTACCGTCTGGACGCTGGATATGGGTGGCGGTTATGTCTGCGTGCGGCAATATGATACCATTGTGTTCTCGTCCAAGCCCTTGACCCGGCAGTTAGGCTATACATACCGGCTGTCTTTGACTCATCCCCGGATTAAGCTTATGGAGATAGGAAAGGTTATGACGATGAGGGGGCTTGCGGGGGAAGTTTTTTCTGCACAGGAGGAGGATTACGGGAAGAACTCGGCTTGGTTTGACTGGGATGATCTTGTCCTGCCGCTCACCATTCGTTCCCGGTTGCCTGGAGATACCATAAGGGTTATGGGATTAAACGGAAGCAAAAAGGTAAAAGATATTTACATTGATGATAAAATACCTTCTTCCGAACGGCCTGCAATTCCCCTCGTATGTGATGCACTCGGCAATATCGTCTGGATTCCGGGCGTAAGGCGCTCGGTGCATGCCGCAGTTGGGCGGCACACGGCCTCGGTTCTGCTCCTGACCCTGGAAGACCTGGAACAGGGCGAAGAATCGTAA
- the hpt gene encoding hypoxanthine phosphoribosyltransferase has protein sequence MQNDIQEILISEEEIQQRIRELGAQLSKEYADRTPLVICVLKGAFIFMADLVKVITVPVEMDFMAVSSYGGTTKSSGVVKIIKDLDTSVEGRDVLIVEDIIDSGLTLSYLIDMLQGRNAASVNVVTLFDKPSGRAVNLEAQYTGFVIPDAFLVGYGLDYAELYRNLPYVGVLKPEIYTK, from the coding sequence TTGCAGAATGATATTCAGGAAATCTTGATCAGCGAAGAAGAAATTCAACAAAGAATCAGGGAGCTTGGCGCCCAGCTGAGCAAGGAATATGCAGACCGCACACCGTTAGTGATTTGTGTACTCAAAGGTGCGTTTATTTTTATGGCGGATCTGGTTAAAGTGATTACAGTACCCGTTGAAATGGACTTCATGGCGGTATCCAGCTACGGCGGTACAACTAAATCATCCGGCGTAGTCAAAATCATCAAGGATTTGGACACATCGGTTGAAGGCCGTGATGTTCTGATTGTCGAGGACATTATCGACAGTGGCCTTACACTCAGCTATCTGATTGACATGCTGCAGGGGCGCAACGCTGCTTCTGTCAACGTAGTCACTCTGTTCGACAAGCCGTCAGGCCGTGCAGTGAATCTTGAAGCCCAGTATACCGGCTTTGTGATTCCTGATGCATTCCTCGTAGGCTATGGACTGGACTATGCCGAGCTGTACCGGAACCTCCCTTATGTCGGTGTACTGAAGCCTGAGATTTATACCAAATGA
- the ftsH gene encoding ATP-dependent zinc metalloprotease FtsH has protein sequence MNRFIRNSGFYLILFLVVVGIVQFVSNGNESADLPRYDELRQEISNNNVKSMTVQFEGNAFLVTGEYRELPPEAKSKNFSTYVPPTDQALDELVAASDKNGVELSQKKMEGDSIWLTFLSSMIPLVIMFILFFFLFNNAQGGGGKVMNFGKSKARLYNEEKKKISFEDVAGADEEKQELVEVVEFLKDPRKFAAVGARIPKGVLLVGPPGTGKTLLARAVAGEAGVPFFSISGSDFVEMFVGVGASRVRDLFENAKKNAPCIIFIDEIDAVGRQRGAGLGGGHDEREQTLNQLLVEMDGFGGNEGIIIVAATNRADILDPALLRPGRFDRQITVDRPDVKGREAVLKVHSRNKPLTKDVRLDVIAKRTTGFTGADLENLLNEAALLAARRNRKDITMREVDEAIDRVIVGTEKRSRVISDREKRIVAYHEAGHTIAGYFLEHADVVHKVTIIPRGRAGGYVIMLPKEDRMIVTKQELLDKVTGLLGGRVAEELFIGEIGTGAYSDFQQATRIVRAMIMEYGMSDKLGPLQFGATQGQVFLGRDIGHEQNYSDSIAYEIDQEMQNLIRSSYERCRDLLTKHSKEMHLIANTLLEKETLELDQIAELIEKGYLSEDGKPEEGDAITNEAGEPIIDSIGDVRVRIQGKNDEESPLDLSKDIPNKPDPEEGNGPDDGNKGGGSLV, from the coding sequence ATGAATCGGTTCATCCGGAATTCTGGTTTTTATTTGATTTTATTTTTAGTCGTGGTGGGCATAGTCCAGTTTGTAAGCAATGGAAATGAATCCGCCGATCTCCCTAGATATGACGAGTTGCGGCAGGAGATCTCGAACAATAATGTGAAGAGCATGACGGTTCAGTTTGAGGGGAATGCATTTCTGGTTACTGGCGAATATAGAGAGCTGCCACCCGAGGCTAAATCGAAGAATTTCTCCACTTATGTTCCTCCTACAGACCAGGCCCTTGATGAACTTGTGGCTGCAAGCGATAAGAACGGCGTAGAACTGAGCCAGAAAAAAATGGAAGGTGACAGCATCTGGCTGACATTCCTCTCTTCCATGATTCCACTGGTCATCATGTTCATCCTGTTCTTCTTCCTGTTCAATAATGCACAGGGCGGCGGCGGCAAGGTGATGAACTTCGGCAAGAGCAAGGCCCGGTTATATAATGAAGAGAAGAAGAAGATCAGCTTCGAGGATGTTGCAGGGGCTGATGAAGAGAAGCAAGAGCTGGTTGAGGTTGTTGAATTCCTTAAGGACCCCCGCAAATTCGCAGCGGTGGGTGCCCGGATTCCGAAGGGGGTACTCCTTGTAGGTCCTCCGGGAACAGGTAAAACCTTGCTGGCCCGTGCAGTTGCAGGGGAAGCAGGCGTTCCGTTCTTCAGCATCTCCGGTTCCGACTTCGTGGAAATGTTCGTCGGTGTCGGCGCATCCCGCGTACGTGACTTGTTCGAGAACGCGAAGAAGAACGCACCTTGTATTATCTTTATTGATGAGATCGATGCTGTGGGACGTCAGCGCGGCGCAGGACTTGGCGGCGGACATGACGAACGTGAACAGACCCTTAACCAATTGCTCGTTGAAATGGACGGCTTTGGCGGCAACGAAGGCATTATCATTGTCGCGGCTACCAACCGCGCAGATATTCTTGACCCGGCGCTGCTCCGTCCGGGCCGTTTCGACCGTCAGATTACGGTTGACCGTCCAGATGTGAAGGGCCGTGAAGCTGTACTGAAGGTTCACTCCCGCAACAAACCGCTGACTAAGGATGTAAGACTTGACGTTATCGCCAAGCGTACTACCGGCTTCACTGGTGCGGATCTGGAGAACCTGCTGAACGAAGCGGCATTGCTTGCTGCACGCCGTAACCGCAAGGACATTACGATGCGTGAAGTGGATGAAGCGATTGACCGTGTCATCGTCGGTACCGAGAAGCGCAGCCGCGTCATCAGTGACCGCGAGAAACGGATTGTCGCTTATCACGAAGCAGGCCATACCATTGCCGGCTACTTCCTTGAGCATGCTGATGTGGTTCACAAGGTTACGATTATCCCGCGTGGCCGTGCCGGCGGATATGTCATTATGCTTCCTAAGGAAGACCGGATGATCGTTACCAAGCAGGAACTCTTGGATAAGGTTACCGGATTGCTTGGAGGACGTGTTGCTGAAGAATTATTCATTGGTGAAATCGGCACAGGCGCTTATAGTGACTTCCAGCAGGCTACGCGCATTGTGCGTGCGATGATTATGGAATATGGGATGAGTGATAAGCTCGGGCCCTTGCAGTTCGGCGCAACCCAAGGCCAAGTCTTCCTGGGCCGGGATATCGGACATGAACAGAATTACAGCGATTCCATCGCTTATGAGATTGATCAGGAAATGCAGAACCTTATCCGCAGCAGCTATGAGCGCTGCAGAGATCTGCTGACTAAGCATTCCAAAGAAATGCACCTGATTGCCAACACCCTGCTTGAGAAGGAGACGCTGGAACTTGATCAGATCGCAGAACTGATTGAGAAAGGCTACCTGAGTGAGGATGGTAAGCCAGAAGAAGGCGATGCTATTACCAATGAAGCGGGCGAGCCGATTATTGATTCCATCGGTGATGTGCGTGTCCGGATTCAAGGTAAGAATGACGAAGAGTCCCCATTAGACCTGTCTAAGGATATTCCGAACAAGCCGGACCCTGAAGAGGGCAACGGACCGGATGACGGGAATAAGGGTGGCGGAAGCCTAGTCTAA
- the nadA gene encoding quinolinate synthase NadA encodes MEALALERKQEQNRELRVRLEQLKKERNAIILAHYYQRDEIQEVADFRGDSFLLAQKAAETEADVIVFCGVHFMGESAKILAPNKTVLIPDERAGCPMADMVNVDGLRKLKAQHPGAKVVTYINSSAEIKAETDICCTSANAVKVIESLDAEEIIWVPDKNLGQYVQDQTGKKLIIWEGYCNTHDMLTVKDVMEMRAKYPEAEFVVHPECRPEVVAMGDYVGSTTSILEYCRKSDRRQFIVGTEDGTGYQLRLDSPDKEFHFATKFLVCPNMKVNNLKKLVKCLETMKPQIYVPPAVADKARTSLERMLQVR; translated from the coding sequence GTGGAAGCTCTGGCGCTTGAGCGCAAGCAGGAACAGAATCGTGAACTTCGTGTGCGCCTCGAACAGCTTAAGAAGGAACGGAATGCTATTATTCTGGCTCATTATTATCAGCGTGATGAAATTCAGGAAGTTGCCGATTTCCGGGGAGACTCTTTTTTGCTGGCCCAGAAGGCAGCGGAGACAGAGGCAGATGTAATCGTATTCTGTGGCGTTCATTTCATGGGGGAAAGTGCCAAAATTCTGGCGCCGAACAAGACGGTCTTGATTCCTGACGAACGTGCAGGTTGCCCGATGGCTGACATGGTCAATGTAGATGGGTTGCGGAAACTGAAAGCGCAGCATCCGGGTGCGAAGGTAGTAACCTATATCAATTCCTCGGCAGAGATCAAGGCGGAGACAGATATTTGTTGCACCTCGGCGAATGCGGTAAAGGTGATCGAATCGCTTGATGCCGAAGAAATCATCTGGGTACCCGACAAGAATTTGGGTCAATATGTGCAGGATCAGACCGGTAAGAAGCTGATTATCTGGGAGGGCTATTGCAATACTCATGACATGCTTACCGTCAAAGATGTGATGGAGATGAGAGCCAAATACCCGGAAGCTGAATTTGTTGTACATCCCGAATGCCGCCCGGAAGTAGTGGCAATGGGGGACTATGTAGGCAGCACTACCTCAATTCTGGAATATTGCCGGAAATCGGACCGCCGGCAGTTTATTGTAGGTACTGAGGATGGAACCGGGTATCAGCTGCGGTTGGACAGCCCGGATAAGGAGTTTCATTTTGCCACCAAATTCCTGGTGTGTCCTAATATGAAGGTTAATAATTTGAAGAAGCTGGTCAAATGCCTGGAGACGATGAAGCCGCAGATCTATGTACCGCCTGCAGTCGCCGACAAAGCCAGAACATCCCTAGAGCGCATGCTACAAGTCCGGTAG
- the nadB gene encoding L-aspartate oxidase, which yields MIPQYLVDFDLQGLPVVKTDCLVIGSGIAGLFTAIKASEDRKVIMLTKKTVMESNTRYAQGGIAAVISEDDSPAYHRQDTLMAGAGLNSSAAVDVLVNEGPEGVRELIRLGTIFDKENGVLALTQEGAHSHRRILHANGDATGYEIVRALAEQAARHQNIETWDDHYVIDLITEGGECLGALVQRPDGGRLFLQADATILCSGGAGQLYRYTTNPEVATGDGVAIAYRAGAHIRDMEFIQFHPTALSYPGAPRFLISEAVRGEGAVLRNINGERFMERYHELQELAPRDIVARAIVSEMELTKSTFVYLDITHEPADMVKRRFPTIYATCMSYGLDITSDWIPVAPAAHYMMGGVKTDLSGESTVARLFACGEVSSTGVQGANRLASNSLSEAVVFGRRIIERIRQLPPLDRDNLPSAYHQARVEAPAQAIVERRLKLQKAMVRYAGLRRNREMLNKGLDEIKRQLPIFKTKLTTREEYEFANMLTCCLLITESALAREESRGAHYREDYPLRSDAQWQKHLLQIRELGIVEELSDDV from the coding sequence ATGATTCCACAATATTTGGTTGATTTTGATCTTCAGGGACTTCCTGTAGTTAAGACAGACTGCCTTGTCATTGGTTCCGGTATTGCCGGGTTATTCACAGCAATCAAGGCCAGCGAAGACCGGAAGGTTATTATGCTTACGAAGAAGACCGTAATGGAGAGCAATACACGGTATGCCCAGGGCGGAATTGCAGCCGTCATTTCGGAGGACGATTCGCCGGCGTATCACCGTCAGGATACCCTGATGGCCGGCGCGGGATTGAACTCCTCTGCGGCTGTCGATGTGCTGGTCAATGAAGGACCCGAAGGCGTACGCGAGCTGATCCGGCTTGGCACTATTTTCGATAAGGAGAATGGTGTACTAGCCTTAACCCAGGAGGGGGCGCATAGCCACCGCCGTATTTTACATGCAAATGGGGATGCTACTGGATATGAGATTGTCCGCGCACTCGCTGAACAGGCTGCCCGGCATCAGAATATTGAGACCTGGGATGACCATTATGTCATTGACCTGATTACGGAGGGCGGAGAGTGTCTGGGAGCGCTTGTACAGCGGCCTGATGGAGGGCGGTTATTCCTGCAGGCAGATGCAACAATCCTGTGCTCCGGCGGAGCAGGGCAGCTATACCGTTACACGACCAATCCTGAGGTGGCTACCGGAGATGGGGTAGCTATTGCCTACCGTGCCGGTGCCCATATCCGGGATATGGAGTTCATTCAGTTTCACCCGACTGCACTCAGCTATCCTGGTGCTCCGCGCTTCCTGATCTCGGAGGCTGTGCGGGGAGAAGGTGCTGTGCTGCGGAACATTAACGGTGAGCGGTTCATGGAACGTTATCATGAGCTGCAGGAGCTGGCCCCGCGGGATATTGTTGCCCGTGCCATTGTAAGCGAGATGGAATTGACCAAATCAACCTTTGTCTATCTGGATATTACACATGAACCGGCGGATATGGTTAAACGCCGCTTCCCGACCATTTATGCGACCTGCATGAGCTACGGGCTGGATATTACAAGTGACTGGATTCCGGTGGCTCCTGCTGCGCATTATATGATGGGGGGCGTGAAGACCGACCTGAGTGGAGAGAGCACAGTTGCCCGCCTGTTTGCCTGTGGTGAGGTATCATCTACTGGTGTGCAGGGAGCTAACCGGCTGGCCAGCAACTCCTTGTCGGAAGCCGTTGTGTTCGGCCGCCGGATCATTGAACGCATCCGCCAGCTTCCGCCGCTTGACCGGGATAACCTGCCCTCAGCCTATCATCAGGCAAGGGTGGAAGCTCCTGCACAGGCGATTGTAGAACGGCGGCTCAAGCTGCAAAAGGCTATGGTACGGTACGCCGGACTGAGGCGGAACCGGGAAATGCTGAATAAAGGCTTGGATGAGATAAAGCGCCAGCTGCCGATTTTTAAGACCAAACTGACAACACGGGAAGAATACGAGTTCGCCAATATGCTTACATGCTGTCTGCTGATCACCGAATCGGCCCTGGCACGGGAGGAGAGCCGCGGTGCGCATTATCGTGAGGATTATCCACTGCGCAGTGACGCACAGTGGCAGAAGCATCTGCTCCAGATTCGCGAACTTGGAATAGTGGAGGAATTAAGTGATGATGTTTAA
- the nadC gene encoding carboxylating nicotinate-nucleotide diphosphorylase, producing MMFNGYNEDLLKAIKGWLQEDVGSGDITTRTTIPAGHESKGIIHAKEDGIICGIPVAELVFEVVDPGLVFTALVQEGQAVSKGTVLAEVEGSTHAILTGERLALNLMQRLSGVASRTASFVEKLQGLPTRLVDTRKTTPGHRMLEKYAVRIGGGANHRYGLYDAVMIKDNHIKGAGGIRQAVGRARANIPHTMTIEVETESLEQVEEALAAGADIIMLDNMSPEQMTEAVRRIRTKAKHVTIEASGNVSLETVRGIAESGVDVISVGRLTYSFASLDISLDLNAKKEGTL from the coding sequence ATGATGTTTAACGGATATAATGAAGACCTGCTTAAGGCTATTAAGGGCTGGCTGCAGGAAGATGTCGGCTCGGGGGATATTACCACCCGTACAACCATACCCGCAGGGCATGAGTCCAAGGGAATTATCCATGCTAAGGAGGACGGGATTATTTGTGGAATCCCCGTGGCCGAGCTGGTGTTCGAGGTCGTTGATCCTGGGCTTGTATTCACGGCGCTGGTCCAGGAAGGGCAGGCTGTCTCCAAGGGCACTGTGCTTGCTGAAGTAGAAGGCAGCACCCATGCCATCCTGACCGGTGAACGGCTTGCTCTCAACTTGATGCAGCGGTTATCCGGTGTGGCCTCACGAACGGCTTCCTTTGTAGAGAAGCTTCAAGGACTGCCGACCCGCCTGGTGGATACCCGCAAGACCACACCAGGCCACCGGATGCTGGAGAAATATGCAGTCCGTATAGGCGGCGGAGCCAATCACCGTTACGGTCTGTATGATGCGGTAATGATTAAGGATAATCATATCAAGGGGGCCGGTGGCATCCGTCAGGCAGTAGGGCGTGCCCGTGCCAATATCCCGCACACCATGACCATTGAAGTAGAGACGGAGAGTCTGGAGCAGGTAGAGGAAGCGCTAGCGGCCGGAGCGGATATTATTATGCTCGATAACATGTCTCCTGAGCAGATGACTGAAGCCGTGAGAAGAATCCGGACCAAGGCGAAGCATGTCACCATTGAGGCATCGGGCAATGTATCTCTGGAGACGGTCCGGGGCATTGCTGAATCGGGTGTGGATGTGATTTCGGTAGGACGGCTAACGTATTCCTTCGCGAGTCTCGATATCAGTCTGGACCTGAACGCCAAGAAGGAGGGAACCCTCTGA
- a CDS encoding type III pantothenate kinase, whose amino-acid sequence MILVVDIGNTNIVLGVYRGSELLHHFRLSTARGSTVDEYGVMIHNLFNMSNLSFRDVEGVIISSVVPPLVQVIVEMCVKFIGKDPLLVGPGIKTGLNLRYENPREVGADRIVNAVAAIEQYKCPLVVVDFGTATTFDCIDAGANYLGGAIVPGLGISTEALYLRASKLPRIELEKPKKVIGRNTVHAMQAGIIFGYAGQVEGIVRRIKQEMNTPVLKVIATGGLAALIASETECIDEVNPMLTLEGLRIIYNRNK is encoded by the coding sequence ATGATACTTGTCGTTGATATCGGCAATACAAACATCGTACTGGGTGTCTACCGGGGCAGTGAGCTGCTGCACCATTTCCGGCTGAGCACTGCCCGCGGGTCCACTGTCGATGAATACGGTGTGATGATTCATAATCTGTTCAACATGTCGAATCTGTCGTTCAGGGATGTCGAGGGGGTCATCATCTCCTCCGTTGTTCCGCCGCTCGTGCAGGTCATCGTGGAGATGTGTGTCAAATTCATTGGCAAGGACCCGCTGCTTGTGGGACCCGGTATCAAAACCGGGCTTAATCTGCGTTATGAGAACCCGCGCGAAGTGGGGGCGGACCGGATTGTGAACGCGGTTGCGGCGATTGAGCAGTATAAATGTCCGCTTGTCGTTGTTGATTTCGGTACGGCAACCACCTTCGACTGCATTGATGCCGGGGCCAACTATCTGGGCGGTGCTATCGTGCCGGGTCTGGGCATTTCCACGGAGGCCCTGTATCTGCGGGCATCCAAGCTGCCACGGATCGAGCTGGAGAAGCCCAAGAAGGTAATCGGACGCAATACTGTACATGCGATGCAGGCAGGGATAATTTTTGGCTATGCCGGTCAGGTTGAGGGTATCGTCAGACGCATCAAGCAGGAGATGAACACTCCTGTTCTCAAGGTTATTGCCACCGGGGGGCTGGCCGCACTGATTGCCAGTGAGACAGAATGTATCGACGAGGTTAATCCGATGCTGACGCTCGAAGGATTGCGCATTATTTACAACCGTAACAAATAA
- the hslO gene encoding Hsp33 family molecular chaperone HslO yields MDNKKDRLVRGTAMNGRVRAFAVRTTELVDELRRRHDTYPTATAALGRTVTAAAIMGAMLKGQEKLAIMVKGNGPLGQITAESNALGEVRGYVNNPHVHLPSNSMGKLDVAGAVGTEGFIDVSKDLGMKEPYRGSVPIVSGELGEDFTYYFALSEQTPAAVGLGVLVETDNSVRVAGGFIIQLLPGLTDEQITEVEQAVGAMPSVTSVLDQGLEPEEMLRLLLPDAVILDELEVRFVCQCSRERIEQTLVSLGEHELERLIEEDDTAEVVCHYCNESYVFNKDELQVILDQAKS; encoded by the coding sequence ATGGATAATAAGAAGGACCGGCTGGTCCGGGGGACGGCTATGAACGGAAGAGTCAGAGCGTTCGCTGTCCGTACCACAGAGCTTGTCGATGAATTGCGGCGCAGACATGATACGTATCCGACGGCTACGGCAGCGCTTGGACGTACGGTTACGGCCGCAGCTATAATGGGGGCCATGCTCAAGGGGCAGGAGAAACTCGCGATTATGGTCAAAGGAAACGGTCCACTCGGGCAGATTACGGCTGAATCCAATGCCCTGGGAGAAGTTCGCGGCTATGTTAACAATCCTCATGTTCATCTGCCAAGCAACAGTATGGGCAAGCTGGATGTCGCAGGGGCGGTAGGAACGGAAGGCTTCATTGATGTCAGCAAGGATCTGGGGATGAAGGAGCCGTACCGCGGCAGTGTGCCTATCGTTTCGGGAGAGCTGGGTGAGGATTTCACTTATTATTTTGCTCTCTCGGAGCAAACGCCTGCTGCTGTAGGACTTGGAGTATTGGTGGAGACTGATAATTCGGTTAGAGTTGCTGGAGGCTTTATTATTCAGTTGCTGCCCGGCCTGACAGATGAGCAAATTACCGAGGTTGAGCAAGCGGTTGGAGCCATGCCTTCGGTTACGTCCGTGCTGGATCAGGGGCTTGAGCCTGAGGAAATGCTGCGGCTGCTGCTGCCGGATGCTGTGATCCTGGATGAGCTGGAGGTCCGCTTTGTATGTCAGTGCTCACGGGAACGGATTGAGCAGACTCTGGTCAGCCTGGGTGAGCACGAACTGGAACGGCTGATTGAAGAAGATGATACGGCAGAAGTCGTCTGCCATTATTGCAATGAGAGCTATGTATTTAACAAGGATGAACTGCAGGTAATCCTCGATCAAGCGAAGTCTTAG
- a CDS encoding peptidylprolyl isomerase: MVTRQERALRNAVILLAVATLVLGGLLFWSLRAMALLKAETAEGEASDVAAAGGQPVTEQEWIEELQKKHGEEVLLNMLNHIVVGKEAAALGITVTDEEIEQELLRGISGYSSEEQYYQQMESELGLSRQELREETAYRLTLQAIATAGITVSEAEIDDYLKQNSERFMPRKQMQLSIIQTSTYNEAGTVMDRLEQGEDFAELAREVSIDKESRQHGGSIGTVEEKDPFWPEELLETAAGLEKGDIAGPLQIDGGYAVIRLEKLIDPVKPDQEELRRMIGQQLRLEQAAPLQQVERELRVKYDTAIYIDNSLQD, from the coding sequence ATGGTGACAAGACAGGAGCGCGCGCTGCGCAATGCCGTTATATTACTTGCCGTGGCAACTCTGGTGCTGGGAGGGCTATTATTCTGGAGCCTGCGTGCCATGGCACTGCTGAAGGCAGAGACGGCTGAAGGAGAAGCCTCGGATGTCGCTGCTGCCGGAGGCCAGCCGGTCACGGAACAGGAATGGATAGAGGAGCTTCAGAAGAAGCACGGGGAAGAAGTGCTGCTGAATATGCTCAATCACATTGTGGTGGGTAAGGAAGCTGCAGCGCTGGGAATTACGGTCACGGATGAAGAGATTGAGCAGGAACTGCTGCGCGGTATCTCCGGTTATAGCTCAGAAGAGCAGTATTATCAGCAGATGGAGTCTGAGCTTGGACTATCCCGCCAGGAGCTGCGTGAGGAGACGGCATACCGGTTGACACTCCAGGCAATAGCTACGGCCGGAATTACGGTCAGTGAAGCGGAAATTGATGATTATCTGAAGCAAAATAGCGAGAGATTCATGCCCCGCAAGCAAATGCAGCTCTCTATCATCCAGACCTCCACCTATAACGAGGCCGGTACAGTGATGGACCGCCTGGAGCAGGGGGAGGATTTTGCAGAGCTGGCCCGGGAGGTCTCGATCGACAAGGAAAGCCGCCAGCACGGCGGCAGTATCGGAACGGTCGAGGAGAAGGACCCGTTCTGGCCTGAGGAGCTGCTGGAGACAGCAGCCGGGCTTGAGAAGGGGGATATCGCAGGACCGCTGCAGATTGACGGCGGGTATGCGGTGATCCGTCTGGAGAAGCTGATTGATCCTGTGAAGCCGGACCAGGAGGAGCTGCGCCGGATGATCGGCCAGCAGCTGAGACTGGAGCAGGCAGCGCCCTTGCAGCAGGTGGAGCGTGAATTACGGGTCAAATACGATACAGCAATATATATTGACAACAGCCTGCAAGATTGA